The Candidatus Methylomirabilota bacterium genome segment AGCCAGAGGGTGCTATCCAGGAGAAGAGGGGGCTGGGTCTCGGCCCGCATGTCCACCGCTGCCCTGACCCCTAAGGACAGGAGCCGGTCGGTATCGCGCGGACCGAGGGGGGACGAGCCTTGAAAAAGATATCCGTCGATCTGATTAAGGTCCATCACGGTTTGAAGGCTGGCGCCACAGGGCTTCGGGTGGCGAAGGAAAGGCCGTCGCACCCCACGAGGGATGGACGGCCTGGAAGTGATGGCCAGGACCCTGGCCTCACACCTCTCACGTGCCATCGAAGCCGATGGTCACCCGGCCATCCTCGACGATGACCGGGACCTCCCGCACTCCCTTGGAGACCTTGAGCATTTCGTCGAGGGTTTTCTTGTCCTTTTTCACATCGATATAGCGAACGGGAACATTCCGTGTGGCGTAATCCTCCCGGGCCGCCGTGGTGAAGGGTCAGCCGTCCTTCCCGTAGATCAGGACTTCGGTCGTCATTGCATAACCTCCCGTGATGAGTTGTCGGTTTTTTGATCATACATCAATTGGCCTTCGCTGCAACAGCGAATGACCGCGCGGATTCCTCCCGCCTCTGCCCCCATTATCTCGCGGAGCCCTGAGGATACGTGCGAAGCTTGTTCCGCCCGGCTTTCTTGGCGCTGTAGAGGGCCTGGTCCGCTGCCTCTATCACCGCATCCGGATGTGCATGCTGTTCGGTCCGTTCGGCCACGCCGATGCTGATGGTGACGGAAACCGCTTTTCGGGCCGGATTGTTCGGTCTCAGCTCTTTTGGTTTCTTCCGAGGCCTGTCGGAATTGCGCGAAGTGAAGCCGGTCGTCTCGACTACCTTTCGGAGTTCCTGAAGATGGGGTATGGCATTCTGCACCGATTTGCCGGGGAAGATCATCGCGAATTCCTCTCCGCCGTACCGAAAGGCTTTTCCGCCGCCCGATACCTTGGCCAGCTTCGAGGCAACCATGCGAAGCAGCTGGTCGCCCGCGTCATGGCCGTATTGATCATTGAACTTCTTGAAGCGGTCGACGTCGAGCATCGCCACTGTATACCGAGGTCCGAGCCTGAGAAGGGCTTCGTTGAGGGCTCGTCGGGCCGGAAGTCCCGTGAGTTCATCCCGATAGGCCATGGAGTAGGAGGTTTCGACCACGGAGATGACGAGGATCAGTCCCGCAGTAGCGAAATAGATCGTTGACACGGATCCGATGTTGGAGGTGTTGAGCCCGAGAAACGCCGCCGTCAACGCCCAGAGAAAGGCACTCTCATTGCTGTGGGGGCGGCGAGTGAAGCGGGTTGCCACCACGAGGAATGCGGCGGCGAACGCCAACAGAACCGGCTGGGTGACGCGCATCCCCGAGATAACACCGGCATCGACGAACGGGTATTCGAGGAGCGCGGCCACGCTTGCCTGTGCGGGTTCGCAAATGATGGCGACGAAGGGCAATTGGGCGAAAAGTATCCCGAGCCGCCAGAGCCCGCTCGGGGTAAAAATGCCCTGTTCGCTCATGAGGGACAGGATAGCAAGGTTCAGGGGTAACAACACACCTGCGGCGTTGAAAACGATGCGGCCAGTGGCGGCGGTCGCGGGGTTCGCCGCCGCAAAATGCAGTAGTCCCCAATCGACGAGCGCGAGGAGAAGGATGGCGGTCACCAGCCGGCTTCGACGGAACCGCCATCCGAGGAGGATCCCGGCCCCGTACACGGCGTACGGATAGACGCGGACAAGCGTCGAGAGCAAGCCCGGAGGTGCCATCCAATTCAAGAACGCCACAGTGGCGCCCAAAAGGAGGCCACCAGGAACAATCAATGAAAACAGTATCTTTCCCACAGACGACTCCCGATCTGGATTGCCCTTGAGCAATAGTCGTACCAGATTCGGTCGCGGCAGGACGGTCCGTGGATCTCTTTGGGTTTCCCGTTGTAGGTGATGCCTCTATGGAGGAGCGTGGGTGAAGAGGGGGGAAAGATTGGCCGCGGGTGGGACCTGCGGCGCGCGGCTAGATCGTGAGAACGACCTTGCCAAACTGCCGTCGGTCCTCCAGGAGGCGGTGGGCTTGGGCGGCCTCAGACAAGGGGAGAACTTGGTCGACCACCGGCTTCAGTTTTCCCGCTTCGACCAGGGGGAGGATGGTCATGAGGTCGGCCTTGCTCCCCATGTGCGCTCCCTGAATCCGGAGCTGCCGCATAAAGAGATACCGGATGTCGGTCTCGGCTATGGGTCCGCTCGTGGCTCCGCAGGTGACCAGAGTTCCTCCCGGGGCCAGGATTGGAATCAGTTCTTTCCAGGTTTCGCCCCCGACGTGCTCGAAGATGATGTCGACCCCCCGGTGCGCGGTGAGCTGCTGAACCTCCTGAGCCACCGCCTGGTTTTGGTAGTTAATGGCGTGGTCTCCGCCGAGGGACCGTGCCTTGGCCAGCTTCTCATCGGTGCCGGCGGCCGCAATGACGGATGCCCCGAACAGCTTTGCGATCTGGATGGCGGCAACACCCACACCACTTCCGGCACCCATAACCAACACGGTCTGTCCGTGTTGAACGTTCCCTAAGGTGACTAGCATATTCCAGGCGGTGAGGAAGGTGATCGGGAGAGCGGCGGCTTGGACAAAGTCGAGATCTCTTGGAAGACCGAGAATATTAACCTCGGGCACGCTGATCAGTTCGGCATATCCGCCGGAGAGCCCATAGCCACCGATAATTTGGTAGCTCGCGCAGAGATTATCTCTGCCCTCCAAGCAGCGGAGGCACTGTCCGCAGCTCCTCCCAGGAGAGATCACCACAGGATCCCCCACTTGGACGCGGGTGCAGAGTTCACCAACCGCGGCCACCTCGCCGCTGATGTCGCAGCCAGGGATGTGGGGAAGAGGTACCTTGACGTCGGGGAGCCCCTTGCGGAGCCAGAGGTCCAGGTGGTTCAGGGCGCACGCCTTAATTCGCACCAGGACCTCGTTCGGGGCAATCTGGGGGTCGGGGATCTCCTCCAGCTTCAGAACCTCGCATCCCCCATGCGTGTGAAAGCGAACTGCCTGCATCGTGAGCTTTCTGTGAAGGGATCAGGAGGGCAGTTAAAAGGACTCAACACCTGCCCGCCGGGGGGCGATCCGGTTATATTGGACCTTGAGGTGCTGAAGCTGCTTGTACTGTGCTTCGATCTCCTCATGGCGGAGGGGCATTTCCCGCCAGAGGGCGACGATGGTCTGGGCGATGGGCCGCGCCTCTTTGATGATCTGGAGCCGCTCCCGGCTCTGCCCGGACAGGTTCATCTGTTCCAGAAAGGCCATCAACCCCATATCGTCCCGCTTCTCGACAAACTCCTCTACTTTCCGAAGCTCTGCCCCGGAGAGCCCTTCGGGGAGCAGGCTCTTCAGTTCAAGCACCCGGTACGAAGTGTACAATAGCTCTTTGCTCTCCATAGCTGCCTCGGTGCCGTTACCCCTTGATATTGCCGATCGGCTGCAGCCGCACCACTTTCTTCGAGAGCCCCAGCTTTTCCACCGCATCCACTACGGCCGAGATGTCCTTGTAGGCCATTCCCGCCTCCTCGGCGACTCCCGAAAGGGAGGCGGCCCTGACGTAGATTCCCTTCTGTTCCATCCGTCGCAGCAGGTCTCGGCCATGGACCTTCTTCCTGGCGGCGGTGCGAGACATCGTCCGGCCGGAACCGTGGGCGGTGGAACCAAAGCTGTCCTCCATGGCTTTGTCCGTTCCGATGAGCAGGTAAGAGCCGGTCTCCATGGATCCACCGATAATCACCGGTTGGCCGATGGCTCGGTACCGCTCCGCCAGCTCTGGATGCCCCGGCGGGAAGGAACGCGTCGCACCCTTCCGGTGGATGAGCAGCTCCTTCTCTTGGCCATCCACCCGGTATCGCTCGATCTTGGCGATGTTGTGGCAGACGTCGTAAATCACGTCGAGGCCCAGATCTCGGGCATCCCGTTTAAAGATGTCGCTAAAGACCTCTCGGATGCGGTGGGTTATTACCTGGCGATTGGCAAAGGCGGAGTTGGCCGCACAGTTCATTGCCTTGAAATAGTCCTGACCCTCGGGAGAGGAAAAAGGCGCACAGGCAAGCTCTCGATCCAGAGTGGTAATGCCGTACCGCTTCATGGCCCGCCCGAAAATCTCCAGGTAGTCCGTCCCGACCTGGTGACCAAAGCCCCGGGAGCCGGAATGGAACATCACCACGACCTGAAACTCGCGGTCAACTCCGAGTGTCCTGGCGACATCCAGATCGTAGATATTGCCGGGATAGATCACCTGAATCTCCATGTAATGGTTGCCAGACCCTAACGTCCCGAGCTGGTTGATCCCCCGGCTGGTGGCCTTGGCGCTGACTTTGGCGGGATCGGCTCCGGGGATGCAGCCGGAGTTCTCGATCCGTTCAGCATCCTCCGGCCAGCCGTACCCGCGCCGGATAACGCCCCGGGCACCTTGAACCATCACCTCTCGAAATTCATCTTCCTTCAGCCTCAGGGGTCCCTTTGTGCCCACGCCGCAGGGGATCGCATAGAACAGTCGGTCTATCAGCTCCCGGAGCTTCGGCTTGACCTCGGCCTCGGTGAGGTTGGTCCGGAGGAAACGCATCCCACAATTGATGTCAAAGCCGATTCCGCCCGGCGAGATGACCCCCGTTGCTGGATCCATGGCGGCCACGCCCCCAATGGGGAATCCATAACCCCAGTGTCCGTCAGGCATACAGAGGGCGTACTTCTGGATCCCGGGCAGGCAGGCCACGTTGGTCACCTGCTCGAAGACCCCCTGATCCATCTCTTTAAAGAGTTCATCCGTGGCGTAAATCCGGGCCGGAACAAGCATACCCTTCTTGGCGGTGGGAGGAGCCTCCCAGATACCATCAGCAATCTTTTTGAAGTCCATGACCCTACCCTCCTATATATCCAGGACGATCCGCGCCCTCCATCCTTGAGGGGTCTGCTCCAAGGCGAATAGGTGGTACGTGACCGCCTTGACATCCAATCTGAGCGACATCTTCTCGTAATCGATCAGATTCCCCCACACTGTCGCCTCAAGCTCCCACTCCGTCGCCTCCCGGATGGAAATCTCGAATCGCCCGAAGAGGAGACATGCCGAATCTTTGAGATAGATGAGTTCTGCAAGCCAGCGGAAGAGAAGAGTCTCTAGATCCTCGGCGGTCAGCGAGATCTGGCATGATTGGACGGGCGAAAGACCGTCCAAATCTACCATGGTCTCCGTAACGGCTAAGGCCGATGCCTCGAAGACCTCGGAAAGCGTCCGTCCCTCTGCTTCGAAGGCCACGTCGGCAATGGCGACTTCTTCGAGGTATCGATAGGACATAGCAACCATTACCCTGGTCCGAGGGCTCTGGCACCGCCGCCTTCATTTATAACAATACGCAGGGGCAAGGAAAATGTCAAAGCCATTTTCGGACGCGATTTCACGTCGTTGCTGGGTGGTTCGTTTCTCTTTCCAGGCCTTGCCCTTGCGGGTCGAGCCCCCGGTTACTCGTGCGAACCTACTGAACGGCCCGGGCGTATTGGGAGCGACGGATAAATGGAGTGAGGGACGGTCCTGAGGAGGAATTGGCTACGGTATCGGTTGGCGGTCGGTCACCCTCGCGCCCTGGATCGCGGTCAGGACCTCCTCTGGCGTATCGGCCACCGTGAAGATGGCCATCTCCTCAGATGTGATCCTTCCCCGCTCCACCGCGGTCCCGTGAAGCCAATCGAGGAGGCCCTGCCAGTACTCCCGCCCGACGAGGACTACCGGGAAGGAGCGGATCTTTTGAGTCTGAATCAAGGTGACCGATTCGAATAGCTCGTCTAACGTCCCAAATCCCCCTGGGATGATTACGAAGGCCACAGAGTATCGGACGAACATCACCTTTCGGACAAAGAAGTAGCGGAAGTTCAGCAGGGTAGTGATATAGGAATTGATCGGCTGCTCTACGGGAAGCTGGATGTTCAATCCAATGGAGGGACCTCCTGCCGCCCGCGCCCCCTTGTTTGCAGCCTCCATGATACCTGGTCCCGCGCCGGTCAGAATGGCGAATCCGTTCTGGACGAGGAGGCGGCCGATATCCTCGGCGACACCGTAGTATCGATCGTGCGGCGTGGCCCGCGATGACCCGAAGATCGCGACCCCCGGGGGCATGCGAGACAGCACCTCGAATCCCTCGGCGAATTCGCTAATGATCCGATAGATCCGGTCCGTATCGGCCGAAGGCAGCTGATTATTGACGACAACCTGGTTGGTTGGGGAGCCTGTTGTATCCATCTCTCCTCCGTCAGAGACTGTGTATTATATCACAGACGAGTGACAGGTGCTCGGTGTTTGGATACGGAGCCCCAAGTGGTTAGACCCACGGAGCTGAGCTCTGCCATGCCCATGACTCGACGCATCGGGCCCTTGACGAGGGAATGGGAGGGGAGCCACAATGCGCGGCCTGAGGCAATTTCCACTTTTGCATGAATCAGGCCAATGTGCGGGGGTTGTGCGCCGTCCTGGAAGGATGTTACCCTCGCCCTCTTGTATCTGGCTGCGGGTCCTGTGCTTCTCCAATGAGCTGTTTCAGCGTGGCCGCCGGAACGGCGTTCTCCTGAAGCTCTCCGAACAGGCTTTTCCTTTGGCATCCCTGTGGGGAAGTTGCTAAGATGAACGCCTGATCTTGTGGCACTGCGGAGCGCTATCATGGATGCGCCCCCCGAATTGATCGGTCGGGTTCTGCCCGCTGTTGTGAGTATCCAGGTGACCGTCCGGCCGGACCATCCTTCGACCGTGGTCCTGGGTGAGCAACGGATAGGGACCGGCGTCATTGTCGACACCGGAGGATTTCTCCTGACGGTCAATTACGTGGTCCTGGGCGCCGACAAACTCGGGATAGGCCTCTCGGATGGTCGGCAGTTTCAGGGTCGTCTGGTGGCGCAAGACTTTACCAGCGGCCTGGCCGTCCTGAAGATTCCACCTCAGGAGCTCTCCGCGGTTCGTCTCGGCTCCTCCATGGACATCCTGCTCGGGCAGCCCGTCTTTCTCCTTGCAGCCACCGGGACGGCAGAGTGGCGGGTGGCCGAGGGATTCATCACCTATATCGGGGAATTCGACACGCATTGGGAATACATGTTGACGAAAGTCATCGGGCTGTCGATCCAGAACCCTGGATTCGGAGGTGCCCCTGTTTTTGACCTGGCCGGGCGGGTGGTCGGGATCGCCTCATTGAACCTGCCCGAGGTGGGCCGCACGACGGTGGCAATCCCGGTAGAACTCTACCAGCTTAACCGGACGGAATTGCTCGAGTTCGGTCGGGTCGTGAGCCGACCGGAACGGGCATGGGTCGGGGCGTACTTCCAACCGGCGGAGCAAGGGGTCATGGTGGCGGGTTTGGTTCCGAGGGGGCCGGCAGAAGCAGCGGGGATCAGAGAGGGGGACGTCGTCCTCGCCGTGAATTTTTGCACCGTGGAGACGCGACGCGACCTGTATGAAGAACTGTGGAAGAAGCGGGCTGATGAGAAGGTCGTCTTAAGGGTCCTCCGTGAAGCACGGGTGATCGAGGTGGAGGTCGTGAGCGGAAGCCGGGAGGATTTTTATAAGTAGGGCGGGAAAGTCGCTTTTTGTCGACGGCTGATGGCTGAGTAGCTTAGTGAGGAAGGACGATGGGGCTCGCGGTAGACTTTTTATCCTTTGGGGCGCATCCGGATGATGCCGAGATCGGGACCGGGGCTTTCCTCCTGAAGATGAAATCGAGAGGGTATCGGACTGGAATGGTGAGTCTCACCGAGGGCGATATGGGGGCCGGGACCCGCAAGCTCCGAAAGCGGGAAGCGGAGGAGGCGGCCAAGCTTCTTGAGGTGGACGCGTTTGAAATGCTAGATCTGGGGGATACCCGTCTCGAGGATAATTTTAAAAACCGAAAACAGGTCGCCTTCCTTATCCGCAAGTACCGGCCCAAGATCGTCCTTGCACCTCACTACGCTGTGGAGCCGGGCCGCGGCCGGGGGCATGCCGACCACATCGCGGCTGGTCACCTGGTCACCCATGCTGCCAACTTTGCCCACCTGGAAAAATTTCCAGCAGGCGGGCGGCCTCATGCGGTTCAAAAGGTCCTGTATTATTTCTTGACCCCCTTCGAGCGTCCCTCCTTCATTGTGGCTGTGGACGAGGAGCTTCCCAGGGCCGTTGAGGCCATCAAGGCGCATGGCTCCCAGTTTGGCCGGCCGGGCTATCGGACCATCCCGGGCCGTCTGCAGACCCTCGCCCGCTACTTCGGTCTCCTCATCGGCTGCACGTACGGGCAGGCCTTCTATTCCCAGGAGGTTTTTCAAATCGACGATCCTTTCCCCTTCTTCCAAAGGCCGGGTCAAGGAGAGGAGTAAAGAATCGATGACCGATGTCCGATGACCGACGACCAAGAAAGAATGATGGTCGGGTTTACGGTAATCGATCTTCGAGCTGTGAACTGTGAACCGTGACCTGTGAATCGGAGAGTAACGGAAATAATCCCATGGTCTTCGAGCGAGCCGCCTCCACTGGATGCCCTCATCCTTCCGGAGGACACCTACCTTCTCCTGCAAGCGGTGACCGAGGATCTGGACCCGGACGCCACGCCACTCGATCTCTGGGTTGCCTTAGAGCGTGCCGCGCGAACGGAAAAGCACCCACTGGGTTCGGTGATGATTGCCGATGGGACAGCGCGAGGAGTCAGATATGTCGCACGCGTGATCGTGTACGACTTCGAGGCCGAGATGAGTTGTCGCAGAGAGGTCGTCCTCGCCACCCTTCAAGGCGCCCTCAGCGCGCTGTTCCAGCGCGGCTGCGAAACGGTCGGGGTTTTCCCCCTTGGCACGATGCGGGGTGGAATCTCCCAGGCGGAATATCTCGATGTCATCGGTGAGATCACCACGCGCTCGGGAGAGGCATTCCCGCGGACGCTTTATCTTCTCGGAAAGGAGCCCGAGCCGGGTGAGGATGCCGACCCCTGATACCCTCTGACCCCTCAACGGGGGATTGAGACCATCCCGTCAGCGGGTCGGGGCGCTCTCGAGTGAAAGGCTGGGGAGAAGTGCGGGGAAATTGTGGAGACAGGTAGCTGCCTGACAATAGGGAAGGAGGAGCAGGATGAAGCCAGAAGAGATCAAGCGGCACGTAGGGAAACGGGTTACCCTCACACTGGCAGCCGGAGCCCTCGGGGGACCCACGGTCACAGGGAGTCTGGTGGGAACGAGCGAGGCGGCGGATGGCCTGGTCATCCATGTCGAGCCCGATGGATCTGAGCCGGGCACGCGGCTCACTATACACTACCATCACCTGGTGAACCTGACCCCCGCCGCGTTGTAGCCCGGATTATTCACATAGAAGTGAATAATCTGCCCTCAGGGCTTCGACTGCGCCCCGCGTTTGCGGCGCGTTGCTCAGGGCTAGCAGAGGGAGGCGGTCCACGGTCTTCCCTCGGCGGGGGAACCGGCAGGACTATCCAAAGAGAGGAGATAGGGCATGTCGATCTATGAGAGGATCGTCGGTGCGGCAGCGGATGCCATCGTGTTGGCGAGGGCCGACGGGACCATCGAGCTTTGGAACCCCGGCGCCGAAAAGTTGTTCGGGTTTGCAGAAACGGAAACCCTTGGGCAATCATTAGATCTTATTATCCCTGAGAAGTACCGAGAGCAACACTGGGCCGGTTATCGCGAAGTCATGCGGACCGGCCGGACCGACTACGGTGATCAGGTCCTTCGGGTTCCTGCCGTGCGAAAGGACGGCAGCCGCTTCTCCATTGCCTTCACCGTCGGGTTGTTGACCGGGAAAGACGGGCACGTGGACGGGATCTTTGCGATTGTGCGAGATGATACCGAGACGTTTAATACTCAGAAGGCACTTCGCGATAGAATCAAGCAGTTGGAGCAGGCCCTGGAAAAGACAAAGGTCGAGCGGTAAGGGATAGGGACACCTTTCGTCTTCCTGCTGTGACTGCGCCGATGGGAGTCACGCGGACGGGTCTGTGACTGGCCGGGCGTCCCCTCGAGGAGTCGACCGTGGTCAAGAGCATGAGTTTGCCTGGAAGTTTTGGCATTGGGATTGGAAGGACGCGAAGCCTGGCGGACACACTATCACGTCCCGCGCCATCGACAAGGCGGGAAATATCCAGCCGACGATGGATGATCCCCGCATCGCCAACAAACATACCTACTGGGAGAGCAACGGTCAGATCACCCGAAGGATTCAAATTTCCTGACTTGCCTGACACAACTCGCTAGGTCGAGGATACTTAGGCCGCATCAGGAGAACCAGGGATGGAACCGGGGTAGGCATAGTCCTTAGCCCACTTCCGGCACAATCGAAGGCGCAACACACATTCGGACGCCCTCCCAGGCGGAGCACGGCCTGGGGGGGGCGTTTCCATTTTCAGTGCACCATTTCCCACTGTGATCTTGCCACCTGATCCAAAGGGGTAAGCCATGATACGGACAACCCAAAAACCAGAAGGCATCCTGTACGAAGTCCTCCGCGATGACATAGGCCAAGTTGTGTGGAGCAAGTTTGTACGGTGGGGCCGATGGAACCGACGCCAAGATGAATTTGAGGAAGCAGCCCGTAAACAGGAACGCATCGCACGGCAGTCCATCAAAGGAGGACAGTAAGGGAAATTCCAAGAAGCGACCCCAATGGCTTGAACAAGAGGCGCCCCACAGGCATCAAGGTCATTTTGGTGCCCGTCGTGTTTTGGGGGATGGGTCAACCACTGAGATTACGTCCGAACATCAGGTAATGGAGGAGTTGATCTAGGAACTCACTCCTTTTCTCCTCTTCCTGTCAGGACCAACCAGCCTTGACGAGTTATTGACATATCCACACCCAGTACACAGACATTTCCACAGTTTGGTGCAAAAAACCTGCAAAAAACCCACATTTTATGGCTTTTTTTGCTTGACTTGTTCGCTGACGCTAGGCTATGGATATACCGCATTTCCCACAACGTCTCATCGCGGATTTCCCCCTTGGCAACACAACGAGCAGCCGCTCTTGGTTGCGTGGGGGTTGCGGACTTGCGGTACGGTTTGCACACGTGTGCGGTATCCTGGATTCCTAAATGTGCTAGACGCTTTTACTGCAATATGTGACCGTGAAGATCCTATTGACTCGCGGGGCATGACACGATATAGGTTTGACCGGCGGGAAGCTGGGGCGGCGGAAACCCTGTAAGCAAAGGAGGGGAAGATGGCAAAGGCAATGACGAAAGCACAGATCGTAGGACGGCTTGCAGATAAGGCGGATATTACCAAAGCGACCTCTGCGGCGCTGCTCGATGAGTTGGCTTCGCTGGCGGCCAAAGAGGCCAAGAATGGGTTTACCGTTCCAGGGATTGGCAAGGTGGTCTTGGTAAACCGCAAGGCGCGTATGGGTCGAAACCCTCAGACTGGGGAACCCCTCAAGATTCCCGCCAAGCGGGTGGTCCGAATCCGGATCGCGAAGGC includes the following:
- a CDS encoding GGDEF domain-containing protein, whose protein sequence is MGKILFSLIVPGGLLLGATVAFLNWMAPPGLLSTLVRVYPYAVYGAGILLGWRFRRSRLVTAILLLALVDWGLLHFAAANPATAATGRIVFNAAGVLLPLNLAILSLMSEQGIFTPSGLWRLGILFAQLPFVAIICEPAQASVAALLEYPFVDAGVISGMRVTQPVLLAFAAAFLVVATRFTRRPHSNESAFLWALTAAFLGLNTSNIGSVSTIYFATAGLILVISVVETSYSMAYRDELTGLPARRALNEALLRLGPRYTVAMLDVDRFKKFNDQYGHDAGDQLLRMVASKLAKVSGGGKAFRYGGEEFAMIFPGKSVQNAIPHLQELRKVVETTGFTSRNSDRPRKKPKELRPNNPARKAVSVTISIGVAERTEQHAHPDAVIEAADQALYSAKKAGRNKLRTYPQGSAR
- a CDS encoding PIG-L family deacetylase, whose amino-acid sequence is MGLAVDFLSFGAHPDDAEIGTGAFLLKMKSRGYRTGMVSLTEGDMGAGTRKLRKREAEEAAKLLEVDAFEMLDLGDTRLEDNFKNRKQVAFLIRKYRPKIVLAPHYAVEPGRGRGHADHIAAGHLVTHAANFAHLEKFPAGGRPHAVQKVLYYFLTPFERPSFIVAVDEELPRAVEAIKAHGSQFGRPGYRTIPGRLQTLARYFGLLIGCTYGQAFYSQEVFQIDDPFPFFQRPGQGEE
- a CDS encoding PAS domain S-box protein gives rise to the protein MSIYERIVGAAADAIVLARADGTIELWNPGAEKLFGFAETETLGQSLDLIIPEKYREQHWAGYREVMRTGRTDYGDQVLRVPAVRKDGSRFSIAFTVGLLTGKDGHVDGIFAIVRDDTETFNTQKALRDRIKQLEQALEKTKVER
- a CDS encoding zinc-binding dehydrogenase, with protein sequence MQAVRFHTHGGCEVLKLEEIPDPQIAPNEVLVRIKACALNHLDLWLRKGLPDVKVPLPHIPGCDISGEVAAVGELCTRVQVGDPVVISPGRSCGQCLRCLEGRDNLCASYQIIGGYGLSGGYAELISVPEVNILGLPRDLDFVQAAALPITFLTAWNMLVTLGNVQHGQTVLVMGAGSGVGVAAIQIAKLFGASVIAAAGTDEKLAKARSLGGDHAINYQNQAVAQEVQQLTAHRGVDIIFEHVGGETWKELIPILAPGGTLVTCGATSGPIAETDIRYLFMRQLRIQGAHMGSKADLMTILPLVEAGKLKPVVDQVLPLSEAAQAHRLLEDRRQFGKVVLTI
- a CDS encoding TIGR00730 family Rossman fold protein; protein product: MDTTGSPTNQVVVNNQLPSADTDRIYRIISEFAEGFEVLSRMPPGVAIFGSSRATPHDRYYGVAEDIGRLLVQNGFAILTGAGPGIMEAANKGARAAGGPSIGLNIQLPVEQPINSYITTLLNFRYFFVRKVMFVRYSVAFVIIPGGFGTLDELFESVTLIQTQKIRSFPVVLVGREYWQGLLDWLHGTAVERGRITSEEMAIFTVADTPEEVLTAIQGARVTDRQPIP
- a CDS encoding archease translates to MSYRYLEEVAIADVAFEAEGRTLSEVFEASALAVTETMVDLDGLSPVQSCQISLTAEDLETLLFRWLAELIYLKDSACLLFGRFEISIREATEWELEATVWGNLIDYEKMSLRLDVKAVTYHLFALEQTPQGWRARIVLDI
- a CDS encoding RtcB family protein produces the protein MDFKKIADGIWEAPPTAKKGMLVPARIYATDELFKEMDQGVFEQVTNVACLPGIQKYALCMPDGHWGYGFPIGGVAAMDPATGVISPGGIGFDINCGMRFLRTNLTEAEVKPKLRELIDRLFYAIPCGVGTKGPLRLKEDEFREVMVQGARGVIRRGYGWPEDAERIENSGCIPGADPAKVSAKATSRGINQLGTLGSGNHYMEIQVIYPGNIYDLDVARTLGVDREFQVVVMFHSGSRGFGHQVGTDYLEIFGRAMKRYGITTLDRELACAPFSSPEGQDYFKAMNCAANSAFANRQVITHRIREVFSDIFKRDARDLGLDVIYDVCHNIAKIERYRVDGQEKELLIHRKGATRSFPPGHPELAERYRAIGQPVIIGGSMETGSYLLIGTDKAMEDSFGSTAHGSGRTMSRTAARKKVHGRDLLRRMEQKGIYVRAASLSGVAEEAGMAYKDISAVVDAVEKLGLSKKVVRLQPIGNIKG
- a CDS encoding UXX-star (seleno)protein family 1, with the translated sequence MTTEVLIYGKDGUPFTTAAREDYATRNVPVRYIDVKKDKKTLDEMLKVSKGVREVPVIVEDGRVTIGFDGT
- a CDS encoding HU family DNA-binding protein produces the protein MAKAMTKAQIVGRLADKADITKATSAALLDELASLAAKEAKNGFTVPGIGKVVLVNRKARMGRNPQTGEPLKIPAKRVVRIRIAKALKDSILSRK
- a CDS encoding S1C family serine protease, which gives rise to MALRSAIMDAPPELIGRVLPAVVSIQVTVRPDHPSTVVLGEQRIGTGVIVDTGGFLLTVNYVVLGADKLGIGLSDGRQFQGRLVAQDFTSGLAVLKIPPQELSAVRLGSSMDILLGQPVFLLAATGTAEWRVAEGFITYIGEFDTHWEYMLTKVIGLSIQNPGFGGAPVFDLAGRVVGIASLNLPEVGRTTVAIPVELYQLNRTELLEFGRVVSRPERAWVGAYFQPAEQGVMVAGLVPRGPAEAAGIREGDVVLAVNFCTVETRRDLYEELWKKRADEKVVLRVLREARVIEVEVVSGSREDFYK